The following are from one region of the Ananas comosus cultivar F153 linkage group 20, ASM154086v1, whole genome shotgun sequence genome:
- the LOC109725578 gene encoding vegetative cell wall protein gp1-like: MDLGLLLLDLGKSANGPGPPLLPGKPFAGLYRLAQLGPGLGEPGKPFAGLHRWAQLGPGLGEPGLGLLCPSRPREPPANPSPPRPTAPLPPEPPRLCSLDRPVPSPPRFEIPTGLCPPVRPSSPAGSSSPADLCSPPPFELPPGLCPPPVRAPPCRFDLPRWHVPFRWSEPLPRFELPPPVLSASPRPPLSAGSPPFPPPPAFPLAGTICESNVGLRWPSRRSGSPDRCSLCPGLNSLSSPASPKPPGSPPPMARPPSRGPETTCCLPPCYLLRAGLGLHYPASLLPLLPPFTLLTLPS; this comes from the coding sequence ATGGACCTGGGACTCCTTCTGTTGGACCTTGGAAAGTCTGCGAACGGCCCAGGCCCACCTCTTCTCCCTGGGAAGCCATTTGCTGGACTCTACCGGTTGGCCCAACTTGGGCCTGGCCTTGGAGAGCCCGGGAAGCCATTTGCTGGACTCCACCGGTGGGCCCAACTTGGGCCTGGCCTTGGAGAGCCCGGCCTCGGCCTCCTCTGCCCTTCCCGTCCGCGCGAGCCCCCAGCCAACCCGAGCCCTCCGCGGCCCACGGCTCCCCTGCCGCCTGAGCCTCCCCGGCTGTGCTCTCTCGACCGGCCTGTGCCCTCGCCGCCGCGCTTCGAAATCCCCACCGGCCTGTGCCCTCCCGTGCGTCCGAGCTCCCCTGCCGGTTCGAGCTCCCCCGCCGACCTGTGCTCCCCGCCGCCGTTCGAGCTCCCCCCCGGCCTGTGCCCTCCGCCGGTCCGAGCCCCCCCCTGCCGGTTCGACCTCCCCCGCTGGCATGTGCCTTTCCGCTGGTCCGAGCCCCTGCCGCGGTTCGAGCTCCCGCCGCCTGTGCTCTCCGCCAGCCCGCGTCCACCCCTCTCCGCCGGCTCGCCGCCCTTCCCCCCCCCGCCTGCCTTCCCGCTTGCTGGAACTATCTGTGAATCCAACGTGGGCCTTCGATGGCCCAGTCGCCGCTCGGGCTCCCCTGATCGGTGCTCCCTCTGTCCGGGCTTGAACTCCCTGAGCTCTCCTGCCAGCCCGAAGCCCCCCGGCTCGCCTCCTCCCATGGCGCGCCCTCCCTCCCGGGGGCCGGAGACCACCTGCTGCCTCCCACCTTGCTATCTCCTGCGGGCCGGCCTTGGCCTTCACTATCCTGCCAGCTTGCTCCCCTTGCTCCCCCCCTTCACTCTGCTGACCCTCCCCTCCTAA